Proteins found in one Arthrobacter sp. U41 genomic segment:
- a CDS encoding demethylmenaquinone methyltransferase, translating into MNRASLDKRPDEVATMFDDVAPKYDVVNDVLSMGQTRRWRKVVVEAMDVTPGQRVLDLAAGTGTSSEPYADAGIEVIACDFSLGMLKVGKRRRPDIDFIAGDATRLPFADNTFDASTISFGLRNVNEPKKALAEMLRVTKPGGKLVIAEFSQPVVPLWRTMYTEYLMRALPAIAVKVSSNPDAYVYLAESIRAWPDQDHLAAWLQEAGWDNVSYRNLSGGIVAVHRAVKPGAEAGPSAAAAALANHTGPVAKLRRNITRPAR; encoded by the coding sequence GTGAACCGAGCATCCTTGGATAAGCGTCCGGACGAAGTAGCCACGATGTTTGACGACGTCGCCCCCAAATACGACGTCGTCAACGATGTCCTGTCGATGGGGCAGACGCGGCGTTGGCGCAAGGTTGTGGTCGAGGCCATGGATGTGACGCCCGGCCAGCGCGTGCTCGACCTCGCCGCCGGCACCGGCACCTCCAGCGAGCCGTATGCCGACGCCGGCATCGAGGTCATCGCCTGCGACTTCTCCCTCGGCATGCTCAAGGTCGGCAAGCGCCGCCGCCCCGACATCGACTTCATCGCCGGTGACGCCACCCGCCTGCCGTTCGCGGACAACACCTTCGATGCCAGCACCATCTCCTTCGGCCTGCGCAACGTCAACGAGCCAAAGAAGGCCCTGGCCGAGATGCTCCGGGTCACCAAGCCCGGCGGCAAGCTCGTGATCGCCGAGTTCTCCCAGCCCGTGGTTCCGCTGTGGCGCACCATGTACACCGAATACCTCATGCGTGCGCTGCCCGCGATCGCCGTCAAGGTCTCCTCCAACCCGGATGCCTACGTCTACCTCGCCGAGTCCATCCGCGCCTGGCCGGACCAGGACCACCTCGCCGCCTGGCTGCAGGAAGCCGGCTGGGACAACGTCTCCTACCGCAACCTCAGCGGCGGCATCGTCGCGGTGCACCGCGCCGTCAAGCCCGGCGCGGAGGCCGGCCCCTCCGCGGCCGCCGCTGCGCTGGCCAACCACACCGGACCGGTGGCGAAGCTGCGCCGCAACATCACCCGGCCCGCGCGCTAG
- a CDS encoding ABC transporter substrate-binding protein, with protein MQLKSLTTAKVAAKAAALLAVGALTLTACGGSSTPAASSEGGVQLINAGKLTVCSDVPYEPFEFQKDGKIVGFDMDIAAEVAKDLKAELSVVDSSFEAIETGTALTQCDISISSVSITDTRKSVMDFSSPYMDDDLTLVASEASGIKDLEGAKGKKVGVQQATTGAKYAAENGLDAQQFEDSGLLVQALQAGTIDAALGNQSVLGYAIKDDPKFKRVEDYTTGEKLGISIKKGNTAMATQVNGTLKRLTDDGSLKKFETTWFGEATK; from the coding sequence ATGCAGCTCAAGTCCCTCACCACGGCAAAGGTGGCCGCCAAGGCAGCCGCCCTCCTCGCCGTCGGCGCCCTCACGCTCACGGCCTGCGGCGGCAGCTCCACCCCCGCGGCCTCCTCAGAAGGCGGCGTGCAGCTCATCAACGCCGGCAAGCTGACCGTCTGCTCGGACGTGCCCTACGAGCCGTTCGAATTCCAGAAGGACGGCAAGATCGTCGGCTTCGACATGGACATCGCCGCCGAGGTGGCCAAGGACCTGAAGGCCGAACTCAGCGTCGTGGACAGCTCCTTCGAGGCCATCGAGACCGGTACCGCCCTGACCCAGTGCGACATCTCCATCTCCTCCGTCTCCATCACGGACACCCGCAAGTCGGTCATGGACTTCTCCAGCCCGTACATGGACGATGACCTGACCCTGGTGGCCAGCGAGGCTTCCGGAATCAAGGACCTCGAGGGTGCCAAGGGCAAGAAGGTCGGCGTCCAGCAGGCCACCACCGGCGCCAAGTACGCCGCCGAGAACGGCCTCGACGCCCAGCAGTTCGAGGATTCCGGACTCCTGGTCCAGGCCCTGCAGGCCGGCACCATCGACGCCGCCCTGGGCAACCAGTCCGTGCTCGGCTACGCCATCAAGGACGATCCCAAGTTCAAGCGCGTGGAGGACTACACCACCGGCGAGAAGCTCGGCATCTCCATCAAAAAGGGCAACACGGCAATGGCCACCCAGGTCAACGGCACGCTCAAGCGCCTGACCGATGACGGCTCCTTGAAGAAGTTCGAGACCACCTGGTTCGGCGAAGCCACCAAGTAA
- a CDS encoding type IV toxin-antitoxin system AbiEi family antitoxin domain-containing protein, with the protein MDLPALILSSDLARLGRDSRVLSRQAEAGELRRLRQGVYVRAQAWDALPPWERYPLLIHAAASTLRSRTVFCRQSAAALSDIPVLGTRHPVHACTSDAGGGRSRAGVRRHFVDPQSLQIEERQGLLVTARGRTVLDLAAFGSFEQAVTAVDHVLRPARNGPSALNVELLEAGITGIYTAAAARRIVTALMFGDPASGSPGESVSRAMMHRLGFKAPVLQHEIRDARGLVGFTDFEWPEDGLSGEFDGLVKYGEAAYLKGRTPSDVVIEEKSREDRIRATGRRVIRWTWSELASLERFATFLDAKGVPRRQPGIRYGNGQPPRGSA; encoded by the coding sequence ATGGACCTGCCCGCCCTGATTCTCAGCAGCGACCTGGCGCGTCTCGGCCGCGACTCTCGTGTGCTTTCCCGGCAAGCCGAAGCCGGGGAACTCAGACGCCTCCGCCAGGGTGTGTATGTCCGGGCCCAGGCGTGGGATGCCCTGCCGCCCTGGGAGCGGTACCCGCTGCTGATCCATGCCGCGGCATCCACCCTCCGGAGCCGGACCGTTTTCTGCCGCCAGTCAGCCGCGGCCCTTTCGGATATCCCTGTGCTCGGAACGCGGCACCCTGTTCACGCGTGCACTTCCGACGCCGGCGGGGGCCGCTCAAGGGCGGGGGTGCGGCGGCATTTCGTCGATCCGCAATCCCTCCAGATTGAGGAACGCCAGGGCTTGCTGGTCACGGCCCGGGGCCGGACGGTGCTGGACCTGGCCGCATTCGGATCCTTTGAGCAGGCCGTGACAGCCGTCGACCATGTATTGCGGCCCGCACGGAATGGGCCGTCGGCGCTGAACGTTGAGTTGCTTGAAGCTGGCATCACCGGCATTTACACGGCCGCCGCAGCCCGCAGGATCGTCACCGCCCTGATGTTCGGCGACCCGGCGTCGGGCTCTCCGGGGGAGTCGGTGAGCCGGGCGATGATGCACCGGCTTGGATTCAAGGCGCCCGTGCTCCAGCACGAGATTCGGGATGCCCGGGGACTCGTCGGCTTCACGGACTTTGAGTGGCCGGAGGATGGCCTGTCCGGCGAATTCGACGGTCTGGTGAAATACGGGGAAGCGGCCTATCTGAAGGGGCGGACGCCCTCCGATGTGGTGATCGAGGAGAAGAGCCGTGAGGATCGGATCCGGGCCACCGGGCGACGGGTGATCCGGTGGACCTGGTCGGAACTCGCGAGCCTGGAGAGATTCGCGACTTTCCTCGATGCGAAAGGCGTCCCGCGGCGGCAACCAGGAATCCGCTACGGAAACGGACAGCCGCCACGCGGATCCGCGTAG
- a CDS encoding amino acid ABC transporter permease, protein MAMTARQRARVSLYVQAGIFVVAVAALIVATDWKTISTSVFNFAKIGPMFPDIFLVGLKNTLIYTALGFIVGLSGGLLLALMKLSSFPLYRWIATGYIEFFRGIPALLVFIAFGYGVPLAFGVSWNVTVVVMVSLGMVAAAYIAETLRAGLQAVPKGQLEAARSLGMPQWRAMVSIVIPQAFRIVLPPLTNEVILLTKDSSLIYVLGLTASQYELTKFGRDGISSLGAGLTPLLVAGAFYLVITIPLSLLARKFESRSARTKR, encoded by the coding sequence ATGGCAATGACCGCACGTCAACGAGCCAGAGTCAGCCTGTACGTCCAGGCCGGAATCTTTGTGGTGGCCGTGGCCGCCCTGATTGTGGCCACGGACTGGAAGACCATCAGCACCAGCGTCTTCAACTTCGCCAAAATCGGCCCGATGTTCCCGGACATCTTCCTGGTGGGCCTGAAGAACACCCTGATCTACACCGCCCTGGGCTTCATCGTGGGCCTCTCCGGCGGCCTGCTGCTGGCCCTGATGAAGCTCTCCTCGTTCCCGCTGTACCGCTGGATCGCCACCGGCTACATCGAGTTCTTCCGCGGCATCCCGGCCCTGCTGGTGTTCATCGCCTTCGGCTACGGCGTGCCGCTGGCCTTCGGCGTTTCCTGGAACGTGACCGTGGTGGTGATGGTCTCGCTCGGCATGGTGGCAGCGGCGTACATCGCCGAAACCCTGCGCGCCGGCCTGCAGGCGGTGCCGAAGGGCCAGTTGGAAGCCGCCCGTTCGCTCGGCATGCCGCAGTGGCGGGCTATGGTATCCATCGTCATCCCCCAGGCCTTCCGGATCGTCCTGCCGCCGCTGACCAACGAGGTCATCCTGCTGACCAAGGACTCCTCGCTGATCTACGTGCTGGGCCTGACCGCCTCACAGTACGAACTCACGAAGTTCGGCCGCGACGGTATCTCCAGCCTGGGCGCGGGCCTGACCCCGCTTCTGGTCGCCGGCGCGTTCTACCTGGTGATCACCATCCCGCTGAGCCTCTTGGCCCGGAAGTTCGAAAGCCGCTCCGCGCGGACGAAGCGATAG
- the menD gene encoding 2-succinyl-5-enolpyruvyl-6-hydroxy-3-cyclohexene-1-carboxylic-acid synthase, which yields MTALDAARIAVAALLLEGVRYVVVAPGSRSAPMAYALAEADAMGRVELLVRVDERDAGFTALGLALVTGAPAAVLTTSGTAVGNLLPAVMEANHAAVPLVVISADRPVELRGTGANQTTMQLDLFGEHVRFAADVPAGSDPRRAVETALSAATGAFEDTPPGPVQLNLAFRDPLVPAPGDRLPPESGRRVYRAPRGPLALDFPPASESLPERRTVVLAGHDAGPVAEAFARAHGLPLLAEPSSNARFGPNAVGAYRIVLDAFGPESAQPIERVVLFGRPTLSRPVSALLARADVPSALYQPVPVAWYEPGRRTELPLDNLADLADFAGRGSTAWLDAWLLAGAAAQHAVDLALAAVPAATGPAVGALVWEHSRGQLVLGSSNGIRDVDLAGAPAAEPGATIFANRGLSGIDGTLATATGIALGGRQETTVLLGDVTFLHDAGGLLLGAGEAEPTLRIVVLNDAGGAIFGLLEHGAVDAAGRYGTAVERLFGTPHNVNLASLAAAYGVAHRSVSTTAELAAALAEPWEGRSIIEVHTDRRGLRELHARIRAAVGAAVAGVLAAE from the coding sequence CTGACCGCGCTCGATGCCGCGCGGATCGCCGTCGCCGCACTGCTGCTGGAAGGGGTCCGCTACGTGGTGGTGGCGCCCGGCTCGCGCTCCGCCCCGATGGCCTACGCCCTGGCCGAGGCCGACGCCATGGGCCGGGTCGAGCTGCTGGTCCGGGTCGATGAGCGCGACGCCGGCTTCACCGCCCTGGGCCTGGCCCTGGTCACGGGCGCGCCCGCGGCCGTCCTCACCACCTCCGGGACCGCCGTCGGCAATCTCCTGCCGGCCGTGATGGAGGCCAACCACGCCGCCGTCCCGCTGGTGGTGATCTCGGCCGACCGTCCCGTGGAACTCCGGGGGACCGGCGCCAACCAGACCACCATGCAGCTGGACCTGTTCGGCGAGCACGTCCGGTTCGCCGCCGATGTGCCCGCCGGCAGCGACCCGCGGCGCGCCGTCGAAACCGCGCTCAGCGCCGCCACCGGAGCCTTCGAGGACACCCCGCCCGGGCCCGTGCAGCTCAACCTGGCCTTCCGCGACCCGCTCGTTCCCGCCCCCGGCGACCGGCTCCCGCCCGAGTCCGGCCGCCGGGTGTACCGCGCGCCCCGCGGCCCGCTGGCCCTCGATTTCCCGCCGGCCTCCGAGAGCCTGCCGGAACGGCGCACCGTGGTGCTGGCCGGGCACGACGCCGGACCGGTCGCCGAGGCCTTCGCCCGCGCCCACGGCCTGCCGCTGCTTGCCGAGCCGTCCTCCAACGCGCGGTTCGGGCCCAACGCGGTGGGAGCGTACCGGATTGTCCTCGACGCGTTCGGCCCGGAGTCCGCGCAGCCGATCGAACGTGTGGTGCTCTTCGGCCGGCCCACCCTCTCCCGGCCCGTGAGCGCCCTGCTGGCCCGCGCCGACGTCCCCTCCGCCCTCTACCAGCCGGTTCCCGTGGCCTGGTACGAGCCGGGCCGCCGCACCGAACTCCCGCTCGACAACCTGGCCGACCTCGCCGACTTCGCGGGCCGCGGCTCCACGGCCTGGCTGGATGCCTGGCTGCTGGCCGGCGCCGCCGCGCAGCACGCCGTCGACCTGGCCCTGGCCGCTGTCCCCGCCGCCACCGGCCCGGCCGTGGGCGCCCTCGTCTGGGAGCACTCGCGCGGACAGCTGGTGCTCGGTTCCTCCAACGGGATCCGCGACGTCGACCTGGCCGGTGCGCCCGCCGCGGAGCCGGGCGCCACGATTTTCGCCAACCGCGGCCTCTCCGGAATCGACGGGACCCTTGCCACGGCCACCGGCATTGCCCTGGGCGGCCGGCAGGAAACCACGGTACTGCTGGGCGACGTCACCTTCCTGCACGACGCCGGCGGCCTGCTGCTCGGCGCCGGGGAAGCGGAGCCCACCCTGCGGATCGTGGTCCTCAACGACGCCGGCGGGGCCATCTTCGGGCTGCTGGAACACGGCGCCGTCGACGCCGCGGGCCGCTACGGAACCGCCGTCGAACGCCTCTTCGGCACCCCGCACAACGTGAACCTTGCGTCCCTCGCGGCGGCCTACGGCGTCGCGCACCGCTCGGTCAGCACGACGGCGGAGCTCGCCGCTGCCCTGGCGGAGCCGTGGGAGGGCCGCAGCATCATCGAGGTGCACACGGACCGCCGCGGGTTGCGGGAACTGCACGCACGCATCCGGGCCGCAGTCGGCGCCGCGGTGGCCGGGGTGCTCGCCGCGGAGTAG
- a CDS encoding LLM class flavin-dependent oxidoreductase: MAVVPRPVNGPLPLWLATGGSAPSSVRAGKLGLPVSYGIIGGAPARFGALADLYRASAEQAGHAGGNINVSVAALGLIAPTKKEALERFYPGWYNLNLELGKLRGWPAPDKRQFLAQADFPGAYYIGDPDDIAGRIVDLHGHMGHMRHFLQMDIGGLPQEHFLESLTLLATEVKPRVERLLKNQ; this comes from the coding sequence CTGGCCGTCGTGCCCCGGCCCGTCAACGGCCCGCTGCCCCTCTGGCTGGCAACCGGCGGCAGTGCCCCGTCCTCGGTCCGCGCCGGCAAGCTCGGCCTGCCCGTCTCCTACGGCATAATCGGCGGGGCGCCCGCGAGGTTCGGCGCGCTGGCTGACCTCTACCGGGCCTCCGCCGAACAGGCCGGACACGCCGGAGGGAACATCAACGTCTCTGTGGCGGCCCTCGGACTCATCGCCCCGACCAAGAAGGAAGCGCTGGAACGGTTCTACCCCGGCTGGTACAACCTGAACCTCGAACTGGGCAAACTCCGCGGCTGGCCGGCACCGGACAAGCGGCAGTTCCTGGCCCAGGCCGATTTCCCCGGCGCGTACTACATCGGAGACCCGGACGACATCGCCGGGCGCATCGTGGACCTGCACGGGCACATGGGACACATGCGGCACTTCCTCCAGATGGACATCGGCGGCCTGCCGCAGGAGCACTTCCTTGAGTCCCTCACCCTGCTGGCCACCGAGGTCAAACCGCGCGTTGAACGGCTCCTGAAGAACCAGTAG
- a CDS encoding isochorismate synthase encodes MTSAFRTLTVPLDAESFPGGLPSFLVRDDLLCWTRREAGLVGFGEVARFTATGPDRFLEADIWWRHLVLEAEIEDAVDCPGTGPVAFGSFAFSKASAHESRLIVPEIVVGLRDGKAWLTQLTFDDGELTEAGARAALDRWLAGGSGNGAAGADPAADGNGTFAAGTTAAGAAGNGTFAAGPLAEGPTSAAGAAGNGTPATVATKARGAVVRPMPLAAGATLHTGSLSEEDWMAAVAAGVAEIRTGALEKLVLARDIVATVPAGVNAAEILRQLAVRYRECWTYGVDGLVGATPEMLIQVEGRTAQARVLAGTLDRRDADGMAGSPLEFAERVLAGSEKQRHEHEIAIQSLTTQLAPFSEAMNAHSEPFILELPNVWHLASDVKAELAEVEGHVPTSLALINALHPTAAVCGTPTTVAGALIRRLEHLDRGPYAGPVGWLDAAGNGEWGIALRGAVIESPQTVRLYAGCGVVEGSVPEAELAETWAKFRPMLESLGISS; translated from the coding sequence ATGACGAGCGCGTTCCGTACCCTGACAGTCCCCCTCGATGCTGAATCTTTCCCCGGGGGGCTGCCGTCGTTTCTGGTCCGTGACGACCTCCTCTGCTGGACCCGCCGCGAAGCCGGCCTGGTCGGCTTCGGCGAGGTGGCCCGGTTCACCGCCACCGGGCCCGACCGTTTCCTCGAAGCGGACATCTGGTGGCGCCACCTGGTCCTCGAGGCCGAGATCGAGGACGCCGTGGACTGCCCCGGCACCGGCCCCGTCGCCTTCGGGTCCTTCGCCTTCTCCAAAGCCTCCGCGCACGAGTCGCGACTGATCGTGCCCGAAATCGTCGTGGGGCTCCGTGACGGCAAGGCCTGGCTCACCCAACTGACGTTCGACGACGGCGAGCTCACCGAGGCGGGTGCCCGCGCGGCACTGGACCGCTGGCTTGCCGGCGGGAGCGGCAACGGCGCGGCGGGCGCCGACCCCGCGGCGGACGGAAACGGCACCTTCGCTGCCGGCACAACTGCGGCCGGCGCCGCCGGGAACGGAACCTTCGCGGCCGGCCCCCTGGCGGAGGGCCCAACGTCGGCCGCCGGCGCCGCCGGGAACGGCACTCCCGCCACCGTAGCCACGAAGGCCCGGGGCGCCGTCGTGCGTCCCATGCCGCTGGCTGCCGGGGCGACGCTGCACACCGGCTCGCTGAGCGAGGAAGACTGGATGGCCGCCGTCGCCGCGGGTGTGGCGGAGATCCGCACCGGGGCGCTCGAGAAGCTCGTGCTGGCCCGCGACATCGTCGCCACCGTCCCGGCCGGAGTGAACGCCGCCGAGATCCTCCGCCAGCTCGCCGTCCGCTACCGCGAATGCTGGACCTACGGCGTCGACGGGCTCGTCGGCGCCACGCCCGAAATGCTGATCCAGGTGGAGGGCCGCACCGCGCAGGCCCGCGTCCTGGCCGGCACCCTGGACCGCCGCGACGCCGACGGCATGGCCGGATCGCCGCTGGAGTTCGCCGAGCGCGTGCTGGCCGGATCCGAAAAGCAGCGGCACGAACACGAGATCGCGATCCAGTCGCTGACCACCCAGCTGGCGCCGTTCTCGGAGGCGATGAACGCGCACAGCGAACCCTTCATCCTCGAACTGCCCAACGTCTGGCACCTCGCCTCGGACGTGAAGGCGGAACTGGCCGAGGTGGAGGGACATGTCCCCACCAGCCTGGCCCTGATCAATGCCCTGCATCCGACGGCGGCGGTCTGCGGCACGCCGACCACCGTCGCGGGCGCGCTGATCCGCAGGCTGGAGCACCTGGACCGCGGGCCCTACGCCGGACCGGTCGGCTGGCTGGATGCGGCGGGCAACGGGGAATGGGGCATCGCGCTGCGCGGCGCCGTCATCGAGTCCCCGCAGACCGTGCGGCTCTACGCGGGCTGCGGCGTCGTCGAGGGCTCCGTGCCGGAAGCCGAGCTCGCCGAGACGTGGGCGAAGTTCCGGCCCATGCTGGAGTCCCTGGGCATCAGCAGCTAG
- a CDS encoding amino acid ABC transporter ATP-binding protein, whose amino-acid sequence MNDVEQNAHGRSGAVHAAGVSIKDLRKSYGSNEVLKGIDLEVAPGEVVCLIGPSGSGKSTLLRCVNLLEQPNEGTIHVGGFESTDPDVDIDKMRRKVGMVFQQFNLFPHLSALQNCTIAQTKVLKRSQTDASAAAMKNLERVGLGHLADRFPDQLSGGQQQRVAIARALSMDPELMLFDEPTSALDPETVGDVLSVMRNLAREGMTMLVVTHEMGFAREVADRVVFMDGGVVVEEGVAERVISAPVHARTKEFLRRVLDPTHIDITE is encoded by the coding sequence ATGAACGACGTCGAACAGAACGCCCACGGCCGTAGCGGAGCCGTCCACGCCGCCGGGGTCTCCATCAAGGACCTGCGGAAGTCCTACGGCTCCAACGAAGTCCTCAAGGGGATCGACCTTGAGGTTGCCCCCGGCGAGGTGGTGTGCCTGATCGGGCCCTCGGGCTCGGGCAAGTCCACCCTGCTGCGCTGCGTGAACCTGCTTGAGCAGCCGAACGAGGGCACCATCCACGTGGGCGGTTTCGAATCCACCGACCCGGATGTGGACATCGACAAGATGCGCCGCAAGGTCGGCATGGTCTTCCAGCAGTTCAACCTCTTCCCGCACCTGAGCGCGCTGCAGAACTGCACCATTGCGCAGACCAAGGTGCTCAAGCGCAGCCAGACCGATGCCTCTGCCGCGGCCATGAAGAACCTCGAGCGTGTCGGCCTGGGACACCTCGCCGACCGTTTCCCGGACCAGCTCTCCGGCGGGCAGCAGCAGCGGGTGGCCATTGCCCGCGCGCTGAGCATGGACCCCGAGCTGATGCTCTTCGATGAGCCCACCTCGGCCCTGGACCCCGAAACCGTGGGCGACGTCCTCTCCGTCATGCGCAACCTGGCCCGCGAAGGCATGACCATGCTGGTGGTGACCCACGAAATGGGCTTCGCCCGCGAGGTCGCCGACCGGGTCGTGTTCATGGACGGCGGAGTTGTCGTGGAGGAAGGCGTGGCCGAACGGGTCATCAGCGCCCCCGTCCACGCCCGCACCAAGGAATTCCTCCGCCGCGTGCTCGACCCGACCCACATCGACATCACGGAGTAG